From Callospermophilus lateralis isolate mCalLat2 chromosome 5, mCalLat2.hap1, whole genome shotgun sequence, a single genomic window includes:
- the Apc gene encoding adenomatous polyposis coli protein isoform X1, with amino-acid sequence MAAASYDQLLKQVEALKMENSNLRQELEDNSNHLTKLETEASNMKEVLKQLQGSIEDEAMASSGQIDFLERLKELTLDSSNFPGVKLRSKMSLRSYGSREGSVSSRSGECSPVPMGSFPRRGFVNGSRESTGYLEELEKERSLLLADLDKEEKEKDWYYAQLQNLTKRIDSLPLTENFSLQTDMTRRQLEYEARQIRVAMEEQLGTCQDMEKRAQRRIARIQQIEKDILRIRQLLQSQATEAERSSQNKHEAGSHEAERQNEGQGVAEINMATSGGGQGLTTRVDHETASVLSSGSTHSAPRRLTSHLGTKVEMVYSLLSMLGTHDKDDMSRTLLAMSSSQDSCISMRQSGCLPLLIQLLHGNDKDSVLLGNSRGSKEARARASAALHNIIHSQPDDKRGRREIRVLHLLEQIRAYCETCWEWQEAHEQGMDQDKNPMPAPVEHQICPAVCVLMKLSFDEEHRHAMNELGRKATRGISSQELGQGLSGGLQAIAELLQVDCEMYGLTNDHYSITLRRYAGMALTNLTFGDVANKATLCSMKGCMRALVAQLKSESEDLQQVIASVLRNLSWRADVNSKKTLREVGSVKALMECALEVKKESTLKSVLSALWNLSAHCTENKADICAVDGALAFLVGTLTYRSQTNTLAIIESGGGILRNVSSLIATNEDHRQILRENNCLQTLLQHLKSHSLTIVSNACGTLWNLSARNPKDQEALWDMGAVSMLKNLIHSKHKMIAMGSAAALRNLMANRPAKYKDANIMSPGSSLPSLHVRKQKALEAELDAQHLSETFDNIDNLSPKASHRSKQRHKQNLYGDYVFDTNRHDDNRSDNFNTGNMTVLSPYLNTTVLPSSSSSRGSLDSSRSEKDRSLERERGIGLSSYHPTTENPGTSSKRGLPISTTAAQIAKVMEEVSAIHTSQEDRSSGSTTELHCVTDERNVIRRSSTAHTHSNTYNFTKSENSNRTCSMPYAKLEYKRSSNDSLNSVSSSDGYGKRGQMKPSVESYSEDDESKFCSYGQYPADLAHKIHSANHMDDNDGELDTPINYSLKYSDEQLNSGRQSPSQNERWARPKHIIEDEIKQNEQRQSRSQNTTYPVYTESTDDKHLKFQPHFGQQECVSPYRSRGTNGSETNRVGSGHGINQNVNQSLCQEDDYEDDKPTNYSERYSEEEQHEEEERPTNYSIKYNEEKHHVDQPIDYSLKYATDISSSQKPSFPFSKSSSAQNTKTEHISSNSEKASTPSSNTKRQTHPSSAQNRNGQTQKTTTCKVPSINQETIQTYCVEDTPICFSRCSSLSSLSSAEDEIGCDQTTQEADSSNTLQIAEIKENNVTRSTEDPVSEVPTVSQHVRTKPSRLQASSLSSESTRHKAVEFSSGAKSPSKSGAQTPKSPPEHYVQETPLMFSRCTSVSSLDSFESRSIASSVQSEPCSGMVSGIISPSDLPDSPGQTMPPSRSKTPPPPPQTVQTKREVPKNKVPTTEKRESGPKQAAVNAAVQRVQVLPDADTLLHFATESTPDGFSCSSSLSALSLDEPFIQKDVELRIMPPVHENDNGNETEPEQPEESNENQDKEAEKPVDSEKDLLDDSDDDDIEILEECIISAMPTKSSRKAKKLAQTASKLPPPVTRKPSQLPVYKLLPSQNRLQAQKHVSFTPGDDMPRVYCVEGTPINFSTATSLSDLTIESPPNELAAGEGIRAGAQSGEFEKRDTIPTEGRSTDEAQRGKISSVTMPELDESKTEEGDILAECINSAMPKGKSHKPFRVKKIMDQVQQASVSSSGTNKNQIDSKKKKPTSPVKPMPQNTEYRTRVKKNTDSKNNLNAEPAFSDNKDSKKQNLKTNSKDFNDKLPNNEDRVRGSFTFDSPHHYTPIEGTPYCFSRNDSLSSLDFDDDDVDLSREKAELRKGKDSKDSEAKVASHTELTSSQQSSNKSQAVTKHPISRGQSKPILQKQPTFPQSSKDMPDRGAATDEKLQNFAIENTPVCFSRNSSLSSLSDIDQENNNNKENEPVKETAPPASQGEPSKPQASGYAPKSFHVEDTPVCFSRNSSLSSLSIDSEDDLLQECISSAMPKKKRPSRLKGDNEKHSPRNMGGILAEDLTLDLKDIQKPDSEHGLSPDSENFDWKAIQEGANSIVSSLHQAAAAACLSRQASSDSDSILSLKSGISLGSPFHLTPDQEEKPFTGNKGPRILKPGEKSTLETKKMESENKGIKGGKKVYKSLITGKVRSNSEISSQMKQPLQTNMPSISRGRTMIHIPGVRNSSSSTSPVSKKGPPLKTPASKSPSEGQAATTSPRGAKPSVKSELSPVTRQTSQIGGSNKGPSRSGSRDSTPSRPAQQPLTRPMQSPGRNSISPGRNGISPPNKLSQLPRTSSPSTASTKSSGSGKMSYTSPGRQMSQQNLTKQTGLSKNTSSIPRSESASKGLNQMNNSNGSSKKVELSRMSSTKSSGSESDRSERPVLVRQSTFIKEAPSPTLRRKLEESASFESLSPSSRPDSPTRSQAQTPVLSPSLPDMSLSTHSSVQAGGWRKLPPNLSPTIEYNDGRPAKRHDIARSHSESPSRLPINRSGTWKREHSKHSSSLPRVSTWRRTGSSSSILSASSESSEKAKSEDEKHVNSVSGTKQTKENQVSTKGTWRKIKESEISPTNITSQNTSSGATNGAESKTLIYQMAPAVSKTEDVWVRIEDCPINNPRSGRSPTGNTPPVIDSVSEKGNPNVKDLKDNQGKQNGGNGSVPLHTMGLENRLNSFIQVDAPDQKGTETKQGQSNPVPAAETSESSIAERTPFSSSSSSKHSSPSGTVAARVTPFNYNPSPRKSSADSTSARPSQIPTPVNNTKKRDSKTDSTESSGTQSPKRHSGSYLVTSV; translated from the exons GGTTTAACTACACGAGTGGACCATGAAACAGCCAGTGTTTTGAGCTCTGGTAGCACACACTCTGCTCCTCGAAGACTGACAAGTCATTTGGGAACCAAG GTGGAAATGGTGTATTCATTGTTGTCAATGCTTGGTACTCATGATAAGGATGATATGTCACGAACTTTGCTAGCCATGTCTAGCTCCCAAGACAGCTGTATATCCATGCGACAGTCTGGATGTCTTCCTCTCCTCATCCAGCTTTTACATGGCAATGACAAAGACTCTGTATTGTTGGGAAATTCCCGGGGCAGTAAAGAGGCTCGGGCCAGGGCCAGTGCAGCACTCCACAACATCATTCACTCACAGCCTGACGACAAGAGAGGCAGGCGTGAAATCCGAGTCCTTCATCTTTTGGAACAGATACGAGCTTACTGTGAAACCTGTTGGGAGTGGCAGGAAGCCCATGAACAAGGCATGGACCAGGACAAAAATCCAA tgccagctcctGTTGAACATCAGATCTGTCCTGCTGTTTGTGTTCTAATGAAACTTTCATTTGATGAAGAGCATAGACATGCAATGAATGAACTTG GTAGGAAGGCTACCCGGGGCATTTCATCACAGGAGCTAGGGCAGGGGCTTTCAG GGGGACTACAGGCCATTGCAGAATTATTGCAAGTGGACTGTGAAATGTATGGGCTTACTAATGACCACTACAGTATTACTTTAAGACGATATGCTGGAATGGCTTTGACAAACTTGACTTTTGGAGATGTAGCCAACAAG GCTACGCTATGCTCTATGAAAGGCTGCATGAGAGCACTTGTGGCCCAACTAAAATCTGAAAGTGAAGACTTACAACAG GTTATTGCAAGTGTTTTGAGGAATCTGTCTTGGCGAGCAGATGTAAATAGTAAAAAGACATTGCGGGAAGTTGGAAGTGTAAAAGCATTGATGGAATGTGCTCTGGAAGTTAAAAAG GAATCAACCCTCAAAAGCGTACTGAGTGCCTTATGGAATTTGTCAGCACATTGCACTGAGAATAAAGCTGATATATGTGCTGTAGATGGTGCGCTTGCGTTTTTGGTTGGCACTCTCACTTACCGGAGCCAGACAAATACTTTAGCCATTATTGAAAGTGGAGGTGGGATATTACGGAATGTATCCAGCTTGATAGCTACAAATGAGGACCACAG GCAAATCCTAAGAGAGAACAACTGCCTACAAACATTGTTACAACACTTGAAATCTCACAGTTTGACAATAGTCAGTAATGCATGTGGAACTTTGTGGAATCTCTCGGCAAGAAATCCTAAAGACCAGGAAGCATTATGGGATATGGGGGCTGTTAGCATGCTCAAGAATCTCATTCATTCAAAGCACAAAATGATTGCTATGGGAAGTGCTGCAGCTTTAAGGAATCTCATGGCAAATCGACCTGCAAAATATAAGGACGCCAATATTATGTCTCCTGGTTCAAGCTTGCCATCTCTTCATGTTAGGAAACAGAAAGCCCTAGAAGCAGAATTAGATGCTCAGCATTTATCTGAAACTTTTGACAATATTGACAATTTAAGTCCTAAGGCATCTCATCGTAGTAAGCAAAGACACAAGCAAAATCTTTATGGTGACTACGTTTTCGACACCAATCGACATGATGATAATAGATCAGACAATTTTAATACTGGAAATATGACTGTTCTTTCACCATATTTGAATACTACAGTATTGCCCAGCTCCTCTTCATCAAGGGGGAGTTTAGATAGTTCTCGTTCTGAAAAAGATAGAAGTTTGGAAAGGGAGCGAGGAATTGGCCTAAGCAGCTACCACCCAACTACAGAAAATCCAGGAACCTCTTCAAAGCGAGGTTTGCCAATCTCAACCACTGCAGCCCAAATTGCCAAAGTCATGGAAGAAGTATCAGCCATTCATACCTCCCAGGAAGACAGAAGTTCTGGTTCTACCACCGAATTACATTGTGTGACAGATGAAAGGAATGTAATAAGAAGAAGTTCCACTGCCCACACACATTCAAACACATACAATTTTACTAAGTCAGAAAATTCAAATAGGACATGCTCTATGCCTTATGCTAAATTGGAATATAAAAGATCTTCAAATGATAGTTTAAATAGTGTCAGTAGTAGTGATGGTTATGGTAAAAGAGGTCAAATGAAACCTTCAGTTGAATCCTATTCTGAAGATGATGAAAGTAAATTTTGCAGTTACGGTCAGTATCCAGCTGACCTAGCCCATAAAATACATAGTGCAAATCATATGGATGATAATGATGGAGAACTAGATACACCAATAAATTATAGTCTTAAATATTCAGATGAGCAATTGAACTCTGGAAGGCAAAGTCCTTCACAGAATGAAAGATGGGCAAGACCAAAACACATAATagaagatgaaataaaacaaaatgagcaGAGACAATCAAGGAGTCAAAATACCACTTACCCTGTATATACTGAGAGTACTGATGATAAACACCTTAAGTTCCAGCCACATTTTGGACAGCAAGAATGTGTTTCCCCATATAGGTCAAGGGGAACCAATGGTTCAGAAACAAATCGAGTGGGTTCTGGTCATGGAATTAATCAGAATGTAAACCAGTCTTTGTGTCAGGAAGATGACTATGAAGATGATAAGCCAACCAACTATAGTGAACGCTACTCTGAAGAAGAACAGCATGAGGAAGAGGAGAGACCAACAAATTATAGCATAAAATATAATGAAGAAAAGCATCATGTGGATCAGCCTATTGATTATAGTTTAAAATATGCCACTGACATTTCTTCCTCACAGAAACCATCATTTCCATTTTCAAAGAGTTCATCTGCACAAAACACTAAAACTGAACACATCTCTTCAAATAGTGAGAAGGCATCCACACCTTCATCCAATACAAAGAGGCAAACTCATCCAAGTTCAGCACAGAATAGAAACGGTCAGACTCAAAAAACTACCACTTGCAAAGTTCCCTCTATCAACCAAGAAACAATTCAGACTTACTGTGTAGAAGACACCCCAATATGTTTTTCAAGGTGCAGTTCATTATCATCTTTGTCATCAGCTGAAGATGAAATAGGATGTGATCAGACAACACAGGAAGCAGATTCTTCTAATACTCTGCAAATAgcagaaataaaagagaacaatGTAACTAGATCAACTGAAGATCCTGTAAGTGAAGTTCCAACAGTATCACAGCATGTTAGAACCAAACCCAGTCGACTCCAAGCTTCCAGTCTATCTTCAGAATCAACCAGACACAAAGCTGTTGAATTTTCTTCAGGGGCCAAGTCTCCCTCCAAAAGTGGTGCTCAGACACCCAAAAGTCCACCAGAGCACTATGTTCAGGAGACTCCACTCATGTTTAGCAGATGTACTTCTGTCAGTTCACTTGATAGTTTCGAGAGTCGTTCCATTGCCAGCTCTGTTCAGAGTGAACCATGCAGTGGAATGGTAAGTGGCATTATAAGCCCCAGTGACCTTCCAGATAGCCCTGGACAAACCATGCCACCAAGCAGAAGTAAAACCCCTCCACCACCTCCTCAGACAGTTCAAACCAAGCGAGAGGTACCTAAAAATAAAGTACCTACTACTGAAAAAAGAGAGAGTGGACCTAAGCAAGCTGCTGTAAATGCTGCAGTTCAGAGGGTCCAGGTTCTTCCAGATGCTGATACTTTGTTACATTTTGCCACAGAGAGTACTCCAGATGGATTTTCTTGTTCATCTAGCCTGAGTGCCCTAAGCCTCGATGAACCATTTATACAGAAAGATGTAGAGCTAAGAATAATGCCTCCAGTTCACGAAAATGACAATGGGAATGAAACAGAACCAGAGCAGCCTGAAGAATCAAATGAAAACCAGGACAAAGAGGCAGAAAAACCTGTTGATTCTGAAAAAGATCTACTGGATGATTCAGATGATGATGATATTGAAATATTAGAAGAATGTATTATTTCTGCGATGCCAACAAAGTCATCACGCAAAGCCAAAAAGCTAGCCCAGACTGCTTCAAAATTACCTCCACCTGTGACAAGGAAACCAAGTCAACTGCCTGTGTACAAACTTCTTCCATCACAAAACAGGTTACAGGCACAAAAGCATGTTAGTTTTACACCAGGAGATGACATGCCACGGGTGTATTGTGTAGAAGGGACACCTATAAACTTTTCCACAGCTACATCTCTAAGTGATCTTACAATTGAATCCCCCCCAAATGAGTTAGCTGCTGGAGAAGGGATTAGAGCAGGGGCACAGTCAGGTGAATTTGAAAAACGAGATACCATTCCTACAGAAGGCAGAAGTACAGATGAGGCTCAAAGAGGAAAAATCTCATCTGTAACTATGCCTGAATTGGATGAAAGTAAAACAGAAGAAGGTGATATTCTTGCAGAATGCATTAATTCTGCTATGCCCAAAGGGAAAAGTCACAAGCCTTTCCGTGTGAAAAAGATAATGGACCAGGTCCAGCAAGCATCTGTGTCTTCATCTGGAACTAACAAAAATCAAATAGATAGTAAGAAAAAGAAGCCTACTTCACCAGTAAAACCTATGCCACAAAATACTGAGTATAGGACACGTGTGAAAAAGAACACAGActcaaagaataacttaaatgctGAACCAGCTTTCTCAGACAACAaagattcaaagaaacaaaacttgaAGACTAATTCCAAGGACTTCAATGATAAGCTACCAAATAATGAAGATCGAGTTAGAGGAAGTTTTACTTTTGATTCACCCCATCATTACACCCCTATTGAAGGAACTCCTTATTGTTTTTCACGAAATGATTCTTTAAGTTCTTTAGactttgatgatgatgatgttgacCTTTCCAGGGAAAAGGCAGAATTAAGAAAGGGGAAAGACAGTAAGGATTCAGAAGCTAAAGTTGCCAGCCACACAGAACTAACATCAAGCCAACAATCATCTAATAAGTCACAAGCTGTTACAAAACATCCAATAAGTCGAGGCCAGTCTAAACCCATACTACAGAAGCAACCCACTTTTCCTCAGTCATCCAAAGACATGCCAGACAGAGGGGCAGCAACTGATGAAAAATTACAGAATTTTGCTATTGAAAATACACCAGTTTGCTTTTCTCGTAATTCCTCTCTGAGTTCTCTTAGTGACATTGACcaagaaaacaacaataacaaagaaAATGAACCTGTTAAAGAGACTGCGCCACCTGCTTCACAAGGAGAACCAAGTAAACCCCAGGCATCAGGTTATGCTCCTAAATCATTTCATGTTGAGGATACTCCTGTTTGTTTCTCAAGAAACAGTTCTCTCAGTTCTCTTAGTATTGATTCTGAAGATGACCTGTTGCAGGAATGTATAAGTTCTGCAATGCCAAAAAAGAAAAGGCCTTCAAGACTCAAGGGTGATAATGAAAAACATAGTCCCAGAAATATGGGTGGCATATTAGCTGAAGATTTGACACTTGATTTGAAAGATATACAGAAACCAGATTCAGAGCATGgtttatcccctgactcagaaaaTTTTGATTGGAAAGCTATTCAAGAAGGTGCAAATTCCATAGTGAGTAGTTTGCAtcaagctgctgctgctgcatgtTTATCTAGACAAGCTTCATCTGATTCAGATTCCATTCTTTCACTGAAATCAGGAATCTCTCTGGGATCACCTTTTCATCTTACACCTGATCAAGAGGAAAAACCCTTCACAGGTAATAAAGGACCACGAATTCTCAAGCCTGGGGAGAAAAGTACATTGGAAACTAAAAAAATGGAATCTGAAAATAAAGGAatcaaaggaggaaaaaaagtttataaaaGCTTGATTACTGGAAAAGTTCGATCCAATTCAGAAATTTCCAGCCAAATGAAACAGCCCCTTCAAACAAACATGCCTTCAATCTCTCGAGGTAGGACAATGATTCATATTCCGGGAGTTCGAAATAGCTCCTCAAGTACAAGCCCTGTTTCTAAAAAAGGCCCACCCCTTAAGACTCCAGCCTCCAAAAGCCCTAGTGAAGGTCAAGCAGCCACCACTTCCCCTAGAGGAGCCAAGCCATCAGTGAAATCAGAATTAAGCCCTGTTACCAGGCAAACTTCACAAATAGGTGGGTCAAATAAAGGGCCTTCTAGGTCAGGATCTAGAGATTCTACTCCTTCAAGACCTGCCCAGCAACCATTAACTAGACCTATGCAGTCTCCAGGGCGAAATTCAATTTCACCTGGTAGAAATGGAATAAGTCCTCCTAACAAATTATCTCAACTGCCTAGAACATCATCCCCTAGTACTGCTTCAACTAAGTCTTCAGGCTCTGGGAAAATGTCATATACATCTCCAGGCAGACAGATGAGCCAACAAAACCTTACCAAACAAACAGGCTTATCCAAGAATACCAGTAGTATCCCAAGAAGTGAGTCTGCCTCCAAAGGACTAAATCAGATGAATAATAGCAATGGGTCCAGTAAAAAGGTAGAACTTTCTAGAATGTCTTCAACTAAATCAAGTGGAAGTGAATCTGATCGATCAGAGAGACCTGTATTAGTACGTCAGTCTACTTTCATCAAAGAAGCTCCAAGCCCAACCCTAAGGAGAAAATTGGAGGAATCTGCTTCATTTGAATCTCTTTCTCCATCTTCTAGACCAGATTCTCCCACTAGGTCTCAGGCACAAACACCAGTTttaagcccttcccttcctgatATGTCTCTGTCCACACATTCATCTGTTCAGGCTGGTGGATGGCGAAAACTTCCACCCAATCTCAGTCCCACTATAGAATATAATGATGGAAGACCAGCAAAGCGTCATGATATAGCACGGTCCCATTCTGAAAGTCCTTCCAGACTTCCAATCAACAGATCAGGAACCTGGAAACGTGAGCATAGCAAACATTCATCATCCCTTCCTCGAGTAAGCACTTGGAGAAGGACTGGAAGCTCATCTTCAATTCTTTCTGCCTCATCAGAGTCCAGTGAAAAAGCAAAAAGTGAGGATGAAAAACATGTAAACTCTGTTTCAGGAACAAAACAAACTAAAGAAAACCAAGTATCCACAAAAGGaacatggagaaaaataaaagaaagtgaaATTTCTCCCACAAATATTACTTCTCAGAACACTTCTTCAGGTGCTACAAATGGTGCTGAATCAAAAACTCTAATTTATCAAATGGCACCTGCTGTTTCTAAAACAGAGGATGTTTGGGTGAGAATTGAGGACTGTCCCATTAACAACCCTAGATCTGGAAGATCTCCCACAGGTAATACTCCCCCAGTGATTGACAGTGTTTCAGAAAAGGGAAATCCAAATGTGAAAGATTTAAAGGATAATCAGGGAAAACAAAATGGGGGTAATGGCAGTGTCCCCTTGCACACCATGGGTTTGGAAAACCGCCTGAACTCCTTTATTCAGGTAGATGCCCCAGACCAAAAAGGAACTgagacaaaacagggacagagtaaTCCTGTTCCTGCGGCAGAGACTAGTGAAAGCTCTATAGCAGAGCGTACCCCTTTCAGTTCAAGCAGCTCAAGCAAACATAGTTCACCTAGTGGAACTGTTGCTGCCAGAGTGACTCCTTTTAATTACAACCCAAGTCCTAGGAAAAGCAGCGCAGATAGCACTTCAGCTCGCCCATCTCAGATCCCAACACCAGTGAATAACACCAAGAAACGAGACTCAAAAACTGACAGCACAGAATCCAGTGGAACTCAAAGTCCTAAGCGCCATTCTGGGTCTTACCTTGTGACATCTGTTTAA